In Terriglobus sp. TAA 43, a single window of DNA contains:
- a CDS encoding glycosyltransferase family 2 protein, giving the protein MTPELCVVVPTFNERENVPLLIRELSVSLEGWNWEVVFVDDDSVDGTADVVSAHAKTNPRVRLIHRIGRRGLSSACMEGMLSSQAPLLAVMDADLQHDSTILPRMVQCLRHGSHDVVVGSRNCDGGSMGEFCKTRVLLSRAGQRLSQHICHCKLTDPMSGFFLIRRSFLMEVARDVRGEGFKILVDMLSSARRPVSLNEVGYTFRARTHGESKLDAAVAIEYVFLVLNKMLGDVIPVHLTLFMLVGCIGLILHLLTLLYLVDGRHVHFLTAQIIATFLAMTENFVLNNRITFRDRRLKGKHLLPGILRFAVTCSFGAWANFIFTRALWQSGVEWLVAGFAGIMIASVWNLSVSSFVTWPVRRHHSDTRPAYDPALSGNIEVTH; this is encoded by the coding sequence TTGACACCAGAACTCTGTGTCGTCGTACCAACCTTTAACGAACGGGAGAACGTCCCTCTCCTGATCCGAGAGTTGTCTGTGTCTCTCGAAGGTTGGAACTGGGAGGTCGTCTTCGTTGACGATGACTCCGTCGACGGCACCGCGGACGTTGTCTCCGCTCACGCAAAAACAAACCCTCGTGTCCGTCTGATTCATCGCATCGGTCGCCGCGGACTTTCCTCTGCCTGCATGGAAGGCATGCTGTCCTCACAAGCGCCATTGCTTGCTGTCATGGATGCCGACCTCCAACACGACTCAACCATCCTTCCCCGAATGGTCCAGTGCCTGCGGCACGGATCGCACGATGTGGTCGTGGGTTCCCGCAACTGCGATGGCGGCAGCATGGGCGAATTCTGCAAGACGCGCGTTCTTCTCAGCCGCGCCGGACAGCGCCTCAGCCAGCACATCTGCCACTGCAAACTCACGGATCCCATGAGCGGCTTCTTCCTGATTCGCCGCAGCTTCCTCATGGAGGTCGCGCGCGACGTCCGCGGCGAAGGCTTCAAAATCCTCGTCGACATGCTCAGCTCAGCGCGTCGTCCCGTCAGCCTCAACGAAGTCGGTTACACCTTCCGCGCACGCACCCACGGTGAGAGCAAACTGGACGCCGCCGTGGCCATCGAGTATGTCTTCCTGGTCCTGAACAAGATGCTCGGTGACGTTATCCCCGTGCACCTCACGCTCTTTATGCTGGTGGGCTGCATCGGTCTCATCTTGCACTTGCTCACGTTGCTCTACCTCGTGGATGGCCGGCATGTGCATTTCCTCACTGCACAGATCATCGCCACCTTCCTCGCCATGACGGAAAACTTCGTCCTGAATAACCGGATCACCTTCCGCGACCGCCGCCTGAAAGGCAAACATCTTCTGCCGGGAATCCTGCGCTTTGCCGTCACTTGTTCCTTCGGCGCATGGGCCAACTTCATCTTTACGCGTGCCCTCTGGCAATCCGGCGTCGAATGGCTCGTCGCAGGCTTCGCTGGCATCATGATCGCGTCTGTCTGGAATCTGTCTGTGAGCAGCTTCGTAACATGGCCAGTACGTCGCCATCATTCAGACACACGGCCAGCCTATGATCCTGCGCTGTCAGGCAATATCGAGGTCACGCATTGA
- a CDS encoding thiazole synthase has translation MEPLVIAGKAFQSRLIVGTGKYKDGPETRDAIEASGAEMVTVAVRRVNLDRSKESLLDFIDPQRYFLLPNTAGCYTGEEAIRAARLGREVGISDWVKIEVIGDKKTLYPDVAGTLLATEVLVKEGFTVLPYTSDDIVFAKRLIDAGAAAVMPLGAPIGSGLGLQNTANLRILREMITEVPLIVDAGVGTASDAAVAMEMGFDAVLMNTAIAEAREPVLMAEAMGNAVLAGRQAYLAGRMPRRLYASASSPLEGVSR, from the coding sequence ATGGAACCTCTCGTCATTGCAGGCAAGGCATTTCAGTCGCGACTGATTGTTGGAACAGGAAAGTACAAGGATGGGCCGGAGACGCGCGATGCCATTGAGGCGTCGGGTGCGGAGATGGTCACGGTTGCGGTGCGCCGTGTGAATCTGGACCGGTCGAAGGAGTCGCTGCTGGACTTTATCGATCCGCAACGATACTTCCTGCTGCCGAATACCGCCGGTTGCTACACCGGTGAAGAGGCGATCCGTGCTGCTCGGCTGGGGCGCGAAGTGGGTATCTCCGACTGGGTGAAGATTGAGGTCATTGGCGACAAGAAAACCCTGTATCCGGACGTAGCCGGGACACTGTTAGCGACCGAGGTTCTGGTGAAGGAAGGCTTCACGGTTCTTCCGTATACCTCTGATGACATTGTATTTGCGAAACGGTTAATCGACGCTGGTGCGGCTGCAGTTATGCCGTTGGGAGCACCGATTGGGTCCGGGCTGGGACTGCAGAACACGGCGAACCTCCGCATCCTTCGGGAGATGATCACGGAAGTTCCGCTGATCGTCGATGCGGGGGTGGGTACCGCTAGCGATGCGGCCGTTGCCATGGAGATGGGTTTCGACGCGGTGCTGATGAACACGGCAATTGCGGAAGCTCGTGAGCCGGTGCTGATGGCTGAGGCCATGGGCAATGCGGTGCTGGCAGGACGGCAGGCTTACCTGGCTGGTCGTATGCCGCGGCGGCTGTATGCCTCGGCTAGTTCGCCGCTGGAAGGCGTTTCGCGGTAG
- a CDS encoding IclR family transcriptional regulator C-terminal domain-containing protein has translation MSDSAVLDSPAVLPSTPAAPAPPEKVSPAKALEIYQGDANFMTSLARGLTVLETFTQQMPQMTISQLANKTGLSRAAVRRCLYTLNKLGYVGSEDGQRYSLRPKMLSLSHTYTVSNTLSSAAQPILERMSEKLNESFSVATLDGDEIVYIARTQVQRLMSVDLHIGSRLPAYCTSMGRVLIASQPPDEVERYLSRVVLKPFTPRTVNTVEKLRMLLRNVRRNGYAVCDQEYEVGLRSMAVPVYAPSGKVIATINLSGHAPRMPMMEMQAKFLPYLRTAANELSVFLR, from the coding sequence GTGTCTGACTCTGCTGTCCTTGACTCGCCTGCCGTCCTCCCCAGCACTCCCGCCGCTCCGGCGCCGCCTGAAAAGGTCTCTCCCGCAAAGGCTCTAGAGATCTACCAGGGCGATGCCAACTTCATGACATCGTTGGCGCGCGGTCTCACGGTGCTGGAGACATTCACGCAGCAAATGCCGCAGATGACGATCTCTCAGCTTGCGAACAAGACCGGCCTGAGCCGCGCCGCAGTTCGCCGCTGCCTCTACACTCTCAACAAACTCGGCTACGTTGGTTCTGAAGACGGTCAGCGTTATTCCCTGCGGCCCAAGATGTTGTCGCTCAGCCACACCTACACCGTCAGCAACACTCTTTCTTCCGCAGCGCAACCCATTCTCGAGCGCATGAGCGAAAAGCTGAATGAAAGCTTCTCTGTCGCCACGCTCGACGGCGACGAAATCGTATACATCGCTCGCACCCAGGTGCAGCGGCTTATGAGCGTCGATCTTCACATCGGCAGCCGCCTACCCGCCTACTGCACCAGCATGGGTCGCGTTCTGATTGCGTCGCAACCGCCAGACGAAGTGGAGCGTTACCTGTCGCGCGTCGTCCTGAAGCCATTCACGCCCCGCACCGTCAACACCGTAGAAAAACTCCGGATGCTTCTGCGCAATGTTCGCCGCAACGGCTACGCGGTCTGCGACCAGGAATATGAAGTCGGCCTCCGTTCCATGGCCGTACCCGTCTACGCACCAAGCGGCAAAGTCATTGCCACCATCAACCTGAGCGGCCATGCTCCTCGCATGCCCATGATGGAGATGCAGGCCAAATTCCTGCCCTATCTACGAACCGCCGCAAACGAATTGAGCGTTTTTCTCCGCTAA